Below is a window of Candidatus Eisenbacteria bacterium DNA.
CATCGGGTCCCGCCCTCGTGGGCTGGAACCTCTACCGCGACACGCTTCCCATCCCCCCGTCGGCGGCGAATCCGGCCGGCGTGCGAATCAACGACCCCTTGCTTCCTCCGAGCGCGACGCAGCTCGTGGACGACTCGGTGCCCGTCGGCGTCCGGCTCCGGTACCGGCTCGAGGGTTTCTTCGAGGACGGGAGCGCTCGCAAGATGGCCGAAGGGTTCCTGCAGATCGCTCCCGCTCCGGCCGCAGGACGCGCGTATCCCAATCCCTTCACACCCGGGTCCGGAGTCGTCACCATTCCGTTCACGATCTCGCTCACCGACCCCGGTCCGGTGGAGGCGACGGTTCACGACACGATGGGGCGCGTCGTGCGGCGGATGGACGTGACGACCACCACGGGGTACGGCGCCGTCGTGTGGGACGGACGGAATGGATCGGGGCGCCCCGTGGCGAGCGGGATCTACTTCATCCGGATCCGCGGGCCGGGACTGGACCGGTCGAGCCGGGTGGTCCTTGTCCGCTAGATTCCTCGGCCTCTTCCTTCTCCTCGCGTCGGGCCTTCTCGTGAGCGGGAAGCCGGCATCGGCGCAGTACCCGAATCCTGGACCCGCCAGCCAGCCCGACATGCCGGTGCCGGGAATCAGCCTCTCGCGTCCCCGCTTCTCGGCGGATGCCGCGATTCAGCCCGGTACGGGAGGCGCTCCCGAGGTGCGGATCGACTACCGGGTCGGCCGGTCGGAGCTCCTCTTCCAGAGGACGCCCGACGGGTACCGGGCGGGGTACGAGATCCGGGTGATCTTCTACAAGGATCCGAAGCAGAAGCCCGTCGCGGGGGACTCGTTCACGCGCGATCTCAAGGTCTCCGCGTACTCCGAGACGGTGATGCAGGGCGTGGACATCATCGATCACGTCACCTTCCGGGTACCGCCCGGGAAATACAACCTCCAGGTCGACCTGACGGACCTGAACGCGGAGAACACCTCGTCCACCTCGTTCGAGTTCGAGGTGCCGAACGCCCCCGCGGGTCCCGTCTGGTTCACCGATCTCACGCTCGGAACCTTCCGCCCCGACTCGCTCCGGCCGGGCACGGGAGAGGTGGACCCGAATCCGTCCCGTCGCTACGGGGAGAACCTCTCCCGTCTCGTGGTGAGCGCGGAGGTGGTGGACGGCAGGCCGGAGACGGCGCCCGACTCCGTGTATCGCCTCCACTATGAGGTGATGAGCGATGTCCGGACCTCGGTGGCGAAGGGAGACACGCTCCTCCCGCGGCGAGGCACCCGGACCCCCTTCGTGATCCGGCCCGAGCTCCAGGTTCTCGACCCGGGCGCGTACGATGTCGTCGTGGAGCT
It encodes the following:
- a CDS encoding GWxTD domain-containing protein, which produces MSARFLGLFLLLASGLLVSGKPASAQYPNPGPASQPDMPVPGISLSRPRFSADAAIQPGTGGAPEVRIDYRVGRSELLFQRTPDGYRAGYEIRVIFYKDPKQKPVAGDSFTRDLKVSAYSETVMQGVDIIDHVTFRVPPGKYNLQVDLTDLNAENTSSTSFEFEVPNAPAGPVWFTDLTLGTFRPDSLRPGTGEVDPNPSRRYGENLSRLVVSAEVVDGRPETAPDSVYRLHYEVMSDVRTSVAKGDTLLPRRGTRTPFVIRPELQVLDPGAYDVVVELASHVPPAAKGKKPTPIRRVKSFTVEQTVRSTALDPRTALEVLRYVATDSELREMDRLSTSEERTAFWEEFWRLRDPSPETSTNEARDEFYKRVQYANQHFGAGTPGWRTDMGHVYIRFGQPDEVVRNPFRFEGPPEEIWYYYRERLTFFFVDLDGFGRYELDEARSSKLE